The following is a genomic window from Variovorax paradoxus.
GCACATGCTCGATGCGGTGGGCCTGCCCGGCATGGGCGATCGGCTGCCGCAGACGCTTTCGGGCGGGCAGCTGCAGCGCGTGGCCATTGCCCGCGCGCTGGTGCACCGCCCCGCCCTGCTGCTGGCCGACGAGCCCACGGGCAACCTCGATCCGACCACCGCGGCCAAGGTGATGGAGCTGCTCATCGGCCAGACGCGCGAACACGGTGCCTCGCTGATGCTGGTCACGCACTCCGAAAGCGCTGCAGCGCGTGCAGACCGGCTGCTGCACCTGACCGCCGAAGGAATCCGCGCCTGAGCTAGGCTAGCAAGGCTGCGTAGCGCGACAGGTCGACGTTGCCGCCGCTGATCACGATGCCGACACGCTGCCCCTCGATGAGCTTGCCCGCGGCAATGGCACCCGCAAAGGCGAGGCAACCCGTCGGCTCCACCACGATCTTCATGCGCTCGGCAAAGAAGCGCATTGCTTCGACGAGCTGATCGTCCGTCACGGTAAAGATGTCGTTCACGTCGCGCTTGATGATGCCGAAGGTGTATTCGCCCAGATGCTGCGTCTGCGCGCCGTCGGCGATGGTCTTGGGCGTTTCGATGTGCACGATCTTTCCCGCGCGAAACGACTGCTGGCCGTCATTGCCCGCCTCGGGCTCCACACCGTAGACCTTGCAATCGGGTGACAGCGCGCGCGCCGACAACGCCGAGCCAGAGAGCAGCCCGCCGCCGCCCAGGCACACGAACAAGTGGTCGAGCGGACCGGCTTCTTCGATCAGCTCCTTCACCGCCGTGCCCTGGCCCGTGAGCACGTCGGGATGGTCGTAGGGCGGAATCATCGTCATGCCGCGGTCCTGCGCGAGCTGCCTGGTCAGCGCCTCGCGGTCTTCGGTGAAACGGTCGTACATCACCACCTCGGCGCCGTAGCCCTTCGTGGCCGCCACCTTGGCGGCGGGCGCGTCCTTGGGCATGACGATCACCGCGGGCATCGACAGCAGCCGCGCCGACAGCGCAATCGCCTGCGCATGGTTGCCTGAAGAAAACGCGATGACGCCGCCCTTGCGCTGCGCAGCGTCGAACTTGGAGAGCGCATTGAAGGCGCCGCGAAACTTGAACGCGCCCATGCGCTGGAAGTTCTCGCACTTGAAGAAGAACCGCGCGCCCCAGCGCTCGTCGGCGGTGGTCGAGCGCAGCACAGGCGTGCGGTGGGCATGGCCTTCGAGCCGCGCGGCCGCGGCAATGACGTCGTCGTAGGTGGGTAGTTGCATGCGCAGAGCTTAGCGGCGGCTTACGTTTTTTTGCAGGGCCCATGGGTAAAAACCCGGGATACGCCGAGTCCGCATCTTTGTACTCTGTATACAGAGTTCAGAGAAAGCCAGTCATGCCAGCCCACCTCGTCAGCATCGAAGCCTCGCCCGACCTCGTCGACCAGGTCTACCGCGCCCTGCTCGGCGCCATCAGCAGCGGCTCGCTCGCGCCCGGCGAGCGCATCACGCAGGAAGACATCGCGCAGCGCCTCTCGGTGTCGCGCCAGCCGGTGCTGCAGGCGCTGCGCCTGCTCAAGAAAGACGGCTTCGTGCTCGATGCGCCCGGCCGCGGGGTGCTGGTGGCGCCGCTCGATGCCGAGTGGATGCGCAAGGTCTACCAGGTGCGCGGCGCGCTCGACGTGCTGGCCGCCCGGCTTGCCGCGGCACAGCGCTTTCGCATCGACCCCAAGCTGATGGAGCGTGGCCGCCGCGCGGCGCGCGGGCGCAATGTCGAAGCCATGATCGACGCCGACATGGCTTTTCATGAGGCCATCTACGAGGCGTCCGGCAATCCGCTCATCGGCCAGAGCGCCGGCCAGCATTGGCGCCACCTGCGCCGCGCCATGGGCGCCGTGCTGCAGGCCGAGCCTCAGCGCGAGTCGCTGTGGGACGAGCACCAGGCCATTGCCGACGCCATTGCCGCAGGCAACGCACAACGTGCCGCGCAGCTGAGCGAAGAACACGTTGCGCAGGCGAGCGAAGCATTGAGCCGGCGGCTCGCGCAGCAGCTGGCGCGCACCGCATCGGCCACCCATCACACCACCCACCGCAAAGGAGACAAGGCATGAAGTTGAGCCCCGACCAACGCGCGCAGTTCGAGCGCGACGGCTACCTGTTCTTTCCCGGCCACTTTTCACCCGAAGAGACGAAGATGCTGACCGATGCGGTGCCCGAGCTCTACAGCCGGCGAGAGGCCTTCAACGTGCGCGAGAAGGGCTCGGACGCCGTGCGCACGAACTTTGCCGCGCACCTGATCAGCGAACCCTTCGCGCGGCTGGCACGCCACCCGCGCATGGTGGAGCCGGTGATGGACCTGTTCGACGAGCAGGTCTACATGCACCAGTTCAAGATCAACGGCAAGATGGCCTTCGAGGGCGATGTGTGGCAGTGGCACCAGGACTACGGCACCTGGCTCAACGACGACCTGATGCCCTCCGAGCGCGCGATGAATGTCGCCATTTTTCTGGACGATGTGAACGAGCACAACGGCCCGCTGATGTTCATTCCGGGCAGCCACCGCAAGGGCGTGGTCGATGCGAAACATGACCTCACGACCACGAGCTACCCGCTCTGGACGGTCGACAACGACCTGATCCGCCAGTTGGTGGACCGTGCCGGCGGCCAGCATGGCGGCATCGTTTCGCCCAAGGGCCCCGCCGGTTCGATGATCCTGTTCCACAGCTGCCTCGTGCACGCATCGGGCAGCAACCTTTCGCCCTTCAACCGCGTGGCGGTGTACCTGAGCCTGTGCGCCGTCAGCAACCATATTCGGCGCCACAAGCGGCCCGAGTACATCGCGCACCGCGACTTCACGCCCATCGAGATGCTGCCCGACGATTGCCTGCTGAAGCCCTACCCGGTCGAGGTGCCGTGGAAGAACGGCCTGCCCGAAAGCGCGCTGCAGACTTCACTCGAAACTCTCGACACCGTGGAGGCCTGAGCTCATGAGCCTCTACACCCGCCTGCAGCAGCGCGCCGCCGAAGGCCGCCCCATCCGCATCGGCCTGATCGGCGCCGGCAAGTTCGGCTCGATGTATCTTGCGCAGATTCCGCGCACGCCCGGCGTGCAGCTGGTGGCGATTGCCGATCTTTCGCCCGCCGCGGCGCGCGTCAATCTCGAACGTGTCGGCTGGGACCCGGCCCGCGCTGGGGCGGGCTCGGTGCAGGAGGCGCTGAAGACCGGCAGCACCTGGATCACCGAAGACTGGCAGGCCGTGACGCGCGAGCCTTCCA
Proteins encoded in this region:
- a CDS encoding threo-3-hydroxy-L-aspartate ammonia-lyase, translated to MQLPTYDDVIAAAARLEGHAHRTPVLRSTTADERWGARFFFKCENFQRMGAFKFRGAFNALSKFDAAQRKGGVIAFSSGNHAQAIALSARLLSMPAVIVMPKDAPAAKVAATKGYGAEVVMYDRFTEDREALTRQLAQDRGMTMIPPYDHPDVLTGQGTAVKELIEEAGPLDHLFVCLGGGGLLSGSALSARALSPDCKVYGVEPEAGNDGQQSFRAGKIVHIETPKTIADGAQTQHLGEYTFGIIKRDVNDIFTVTDDQLVEAMRFFAERMKIVVEPTGCLAFAGAIAAGKLIEGQRVGIVISGGNVDLSRYAALLA
- a CDS encoding GntR family transcriptional regulator is translated as MPAHLVSIEASPDLVDQVYRALLGAISSGSLAPGERITQEDIAQRLSVSRQPVLQALRLLKKDGFVLDAPGRGVLVAPLDAEWMRKVYQVRGALDVLAARLAAAQRFRIDPKLMERGRRAARGRNVEAMIDADMAFHEAIYEASGNPLIGQSAGQHWRHLRRAMGAVLQAEPQRESLWDEHQAIADAIAAGNAQRAAQLSEEHVAQASEALSRRLAQQLARTASATHHTTHRKGDKA
- a CDS encoding phytanoyl-CoA dioxygenase family protein produces the protein MKLSPDQRAQFERDGYLFFPGHFSPEETKMLTDAVPELYSRREAFNVREKGSDAVRTNFAAHLISEPFARLARHPRMVEPVMDLFDEQVYMHQFKINGKMAFEGDVWQWHQDYGTWLNDDLMPSERAMNVAIFLDDVNEHNGPLMFIPGSHRKGVVDAKHDLTTTSYPLWTVDNDLIRQLVDRAGGQHGGIVSPKGPAGSMILFHSCLVHASGSNLSPFNRVAVYLSLCAVSNHIRRHKRPEYIAHRDFTPIEMLPDDCLLKPYPVEVPWKNGLPESALQTSLETLDTVEA